The Flaviramulus sp. BrNp1-15 genome has a window encoding:
- a CDS encoding AraC family transcriptional regulator, translating into MKLHFLDRSDLQNKSVSVHHNKYKNFLKVWHYHEQLELVVILKSTGTRFVGDSIEKFNEGEVILLGKNLPHMWLNDDMYFEKDSTLEAEAIAVHFKEHFMGEYFLNTPEMASIQALLKRSRRGIKFSGNNKKIISNIKNLINLNDFEKVIKIIEILHALAKEEVYTLLCNEGLASSIIKSKNKKLDKVYSYVFNNFKEPIILEEVAKIANMNPSAFSRLFKKVNRKTFTKYINEIRIGYSCKLLLEEKYSITDICYESGFNNLSNFNRQFKAITKYSPSEYLKNHIKTV; encoded by the coding sequence ATGAAATTACACTTTTTAGATAGAAGCGATTTACAAAATAAATCTGTATCTGTTCATCATAATAAATACAAAAACTTTTTAAAAGTTTGGCATTATCATGAGCAACTAGAATTGGTTGTTATTTTAAAAAGTACAGGAACTCGTTTTGTAGGCGATAGTATTGAAAAATTTAATGAAGGCGAAGTCATTTTATTAGGAAAGAATTTACCACATATGTGGTTAAATGATGACATGTATTTTGAAAAAGATTCAACATTAGAGGCAGAGGCAATTGCAGTTCATTTCAAAGAGCATTTTATGGGAGAGTATTTTTTAAACACTCCAGAAATGGCATCCATTCAAGCACTTTTAAAAAGATCTAGAAGAGGAATAAAATTCTCAGGAAATAATAAAAAAATCATTTCAAATATTAAAAATTTAATAAACCTTAATGATTTTGAAAAAGTAATTAAGATAATTGAAATTTTGCATGCTCTAGCAAAAGAAGAAGTATATACTTTACTATGTAACGAAGGGCTAGCAAGCTCAATTATAAAATCTAAAAACAAAAAACTAGATAAAGTTTACTCTTATGTTTTTAACAATTTTAAGGAGCCAATTATATTGGAAGAAGTTGCAAAAATAGCTAACATGAATCCCTCGGCTTTTAGTAGATTATTTAAAAAAGTAAATCGTAAAACTTTCACAAAATATATTAACGAAATCCGTATAGGATATTCATGCAAATTGCTACTAGAAGAAAAATATAGCATAACAGATATTTGTTATGAGTCTGGATTTAATAATCTCTCAAATTTTAACAGACAATTTAAAGCAATAACAAAGTATTCTCCTTCAGAATATTTAAAAAATCATATAAAAACAGTATGA
- a CDS encoding fumarylacetoacetate hydrolase family protein has product MKLIRFGKINQEKPGVQLNNDTRIDVSNFGEDYTETFFETNGIERLKKWLETNQLSCSVISNDTRLGSPIVRPSKIVCVGLNYSMHAKEAGMAIPKEPVLFFKATSAIVGPNDDLIIPKGSVKTDWEVELGVVIGKKASYVSEADALNYVAGYVLHNDYSEREFQLEKEGQWVKGKSCDTFAPLGPFLATKEEIKKPNNLNLWLKLNGEVMQNSNTSDFVFNIQEVVSYISQYMTLLPGDIISTGTPFGVGLGLDPQRYLKPGDIVELGIEGLGTSKQHVKAYQ; this is encoded by the coding sequence ATGAAATTAATTAGATTTGGAAAAATAAATCAAGAAAAACCAGGAGTTCAGTTAAATAACGATACTAGAATAGATGTATCTAATTTTGGAGAAGATTACACCGAAACCTTTTTTGAAACAAATGGAATTGAGCGATTAAAAAAATGGTTGGAAACAAACCAATTATCGTGTTCAGTAATATCAAACGATACTAGACTAGGAAGCCCAATTGTAAGACCTTCAAAAATTGTATGCGTAGGTTTAAACTATTCAATGCATGCCAAAGAAGCAGGTATGGCAATACCTAAAGAACCTGTTTTGTTCTTTAAAGCAACCTCTGCAATTGTTGGTCCAAATGACGATTTAATTATTCCTAAAGGCAGTGTAAAAACCGATTGGGAAGTAGAGTTAGGTGTTGTTATTGGTAAAAAAGCATCATATGTAAGTGAAGCAGATGCTTTAAATTATGTTGCTGGCTATGTATTGCATAATGATTATAGTGAACGCGAATTTCAATTAGAAAAAGAAGGACAATGGGTAAAAGGAAAAAGCTGTGATACATTTGCACCTTTGGGTCCATTTTTAGCTACAAAAGAAGAAATAAAAAAACCGAATAATTTAAATCTTTGGTTAAAATTAAATGGTGAGGTAATGCAAAATAGTAATACTTCAGATTTTGTTTTTAACATACAAGAAGTGGTAAGTTATATTAGTCAATACATGACACTTTTACCTGGAGATATAATTTCCACAGGAACCCCATTTGGAGTTGGTTTAGGCTTAGACCCACAACGATATTTAAAACCTGGCGATATTGTAGAACTAGGTATAGAAGGTTTAGGCACATCAAAACAACACGTTAAGGCTTACCAATAA
- a CDS encoding L-fuconate dehydratase — protein sequence MKHNMIDEVIITNVSIRDVRFPTSRSLDGSDAMNPDPDYSAAYVILETNKKGLEGHGLTFTIGRGNEVCVKAIESMSHLIVNKTLSSFTKNMGAFWTMITGDSQLRWLGPEKGIIHLATGAVVNAVWDLYAKTEKKPLWKLITDMSPEKLVSCIDFKYISDVITPEEALNMLKSLDSTKQERISHLEKNGYPAYTTSAGWLGYSDEKIRRLCKDALAKGWKYIKMKVGANIEDDVRRAKIIREEIGYDLQLMMDANQKWDVDEAIDNMKRLEQFKPWWIEEPTSPDDILGHAKIAKAVKPIHVATGEHCQNRIMFKQFMQSNALGICQIDACRVGGVNEILAILLMAKKFNIPVCPHAGGVGLCEYVQHLSIIDYVSISGSLDNRVIEYVDHLHEHFVDPVNVKDGAYMLPKLPGYSIEMKKESLAEYSFPCGTFWEADLLSSKSTIEV from the coding sequence ATGAAACATAATATGATAGATGAGGTAATTATAACTAATGTTTCAATAAGAGATGTTAGATTTCCAACAAGTAGAAGTTTAGATGGTTCTGATGCTATGAATCCAGATCCAGATTATTCTGCTGCATATGTTATTTTAGAAACAAACAAAAAAGGTTTAGAGGGGCATGGTTTAACTTTTACTATAGGAAGAGGTAACGAGGTTTGTGTAAAGGCAATAGAATCTATGTCACATTTAATCGTAAATAAAACATTAAGTTCTTTTACTAAAAATATGGGAGCCTTTTGGACTATGATTACTGGAGATAGTCAATTAAGATGGTTAGGACCAGAAAAAGGAATAATTCATTTAGCCACAGGAGCAGTTGTTAATGCGGTTTGGGATTTATATGCAAAAACAGAAAAAAAACCATTATGGAAACTAATCACAGATATGTCTCCAGAAAAATTGGTTTCTTGTATTGATTTTAAATATATAAGTGATGTTATTACACCCGAAGAGGCTTTAAACATGCTTAAATCGCTAGACTCAACAAAACAGGAACGCATTAGTCATCTTGAAAAAAATGGATATCCAGCATATACTACATCTGCAGGATGGTTAGGTTATTCAGATGAAAAAATTAGAAGACTATGTAAAGATGCGTTGGCAAAAGGCTGGAAATATATAAAAATGAAAGTTGGTGCCAATATTGAAGATGATGTAAGAAGAGCAAAAATTATTAGAGAAGAAATTGGTTATGATTTGCAGCTTATGATGGACGCAAATCAAAAATGGGATGTTGATGAAGCCATTGATAATATGAAACGATTAGAGCAATTCAAACCTTGGTGGATTGAAGAGCCTACTAGTCCAGACGATATTCTAGGTCATGCCAAAATAGCAAAAGCTGTTAAACCAATTCATGTAGCCACTGGAGAACATTGTCAAAATAGAATCATGTTTAAACAATTCATGCAATCGAATGCGTTAGGAATTTGTCAAATAGATGCTTGTAGAGTCGGAGGAGTAAACGAAATTTTAGCTATTTTATTGATGGCAAAAAAATTCAATATACCCGTTTGTCCGCACGCTGGTGGTGTTGGGTTATGTGAGTATGTGCAACATTTATCTATAATAGATTATGTTTCGATAAGCGGTTCTTTAGACAATAGAGTTATAGAATATGTTGATCATTTACACGAACATTTTGTTGATCCAGTAAACGTAAAAGACGGAGCATATATGCTTCCTAAATTACCAGGTTATAGTATAGAAATGAAAAAAGAATCTTTAGCTGAATATAGTTTCCCATGTGGTACTTTTTGGGAAGCTGATTTATTGTCATCAAAATCAACTATTGAAGTATAG
- a CDS encoding beta-galactosidase, translated as MKKTLFIIFSFLFIPNSILAQEASKYFPKEDLMSIGIYYYPEHWDKSEWERDIKNIAEIGFEFIHLAEFAWVKMEPEEGVYNFEWLDEIINLATKHDLKVILGTPSSIVPVWAGINYPDIYLMNADYQRQEHGTRDQQSLSNQNWRSLVKKMVTQLGERYGKNPAVIGWQIDNEPWAKTDFSPSSQKAFQNWLKKKYKTITELNYAWGNAFWNQTYSNFDEIKIPNAKLVGWWGINPHSQLDLKRYSADMQAEFLDFQAEILRSLISDNQYITTNYVATIPTADPRRTKHLDFSAFTSYPNKGNANIGENGFRLGDPKELSFAFSFFNPTNHVSGVMELQPGFVNWGNINPLLQPGALRMWLYHCFGGNLSFACSYRYRQINYSAEQYHGGITTLDGVTLSQGGKDYKQTISEMKVLREAYNSKAKMPKQLKQRKTALLWNYDNLWSLGRQGQTSQWNTSSFVQKYLEISKSFGAPTDIIYEDDNLNDYNVVIVPAFELVDDELIKKWTEYVEQGGNLVLTLRTGVKDRNGHLFKSAWGEKIYPLIDAEIDYFDHLLPNMKGTIESNDKEYYWNNWADLVNANNPENVLATYTNQFYAGKSAVVTNTLGKGKVTYIGVDTDDAQLERDVLKSVYEEANITTENYPEGIYVQWRDGFWVAVNYSSNDYELQISEAFNFLIGEKIVKSGGVSVWKD; from the coding sequence ATGAAAAAAACACTATTTATAATATTTTCTTTTTTATTTATACCAAATAGTATATTAGCCCAAGAGGCTTCAAAATACTTTCCAAAAGAAGATTTAATGTCAATTGGTATTTACTATTATCCAGAACATTGGGATAAAAGTGAATGGGAACGAGATATTAAAAATATTGCTGAAATTGGTTTTGAGTTTATCCATTTAGCAGAGTTTGCTTGGGTAAAAATGGAACCTGAAGAAGGCGTTTATAATTTTGAATGGCTAGATGAAATTATAAATCTAGCAACTAAACACGATTTAAAAGTTATTTTAGGGACACCATCATCTATAGTTCCAGTTTGGGCAGGAATTAATTACCCAGATATTTATTTGATGAATGCCGATTATCAAAGGCAAGAACATGGCACAAGAGATCAACAATCTTTAAGTAACCAAAATTGGAGAAGTTTAGTTAAAAAAATGGTTACCCAGTTAGGTGAACGTTATGGTAAAAACCCAGCGGTAATTGGTTGGCAAATAGATAATGAACCTTGGGCAAAAACAGACTTTAGTCCGTCATCACAAAAGGCTTTTCAAAATTGGTTGAAAAAGAAGTATAAAACCATTACAGAACTAAATTATGCATGGGGAAACGCTTTTTGGAATCAGACCTATAGTAATTTTGATGAAATTAAAATTCCAAATGCAAAACTTGTTGGTTGGTGGGGAATTAATCCACATTCACAATTAGATTTAAAAAGGTATTCTGCCGATATGCAAGCAGAATTCTTAGATTTTCAAGCCGAAATATTACGTTCATTAATTTCAGATAATCAATATATAACAACTAACTACGTTGCTACCATACCTACAGCAGATCCAAGAAGAACTAAACATTTAGATTTTAGTGCGTTTACTTCTTATCCAAATAAAGGAAATGCTAATATAGGGGAGAATGGATTTCGTTTAGGCGATCCAAAAGAACTATCTTTTGCATTTAGTTTTTTTAATCCAACAAATCATGTTTCAGGAGTTATGGAATTACAACCTGGTTTTGTTAACTGGGGGAATATTAACCCATTATTACAACCGGGAGCTTTACGCATGTGGTTGTATCATTGTTTTGGAGGTAATTTATCATTTGCATGTTCGTATCGTTACCGTCAAATAAATTATAGCGCAGAACAATATCATGGAGGAATTACAACTTTAGATGGGGTTACTTTATCGCAAGGCGGAAAAGATTATAAGCAAACCATTAGTGAAATGAAAGTTTTACGTGAGGCCTACAATTCTAAAGCTAAAATGCCAAAACAATTAAAACAGCGAAAAACAGCTTTATTATGGAATTATGATAATTTATGGAGCCTTGGTAGACAAGGGCAAACAAGCCAATGGAATACATCGTCGTTTGTTCAGAAATACTTAGAGATATCAAAATCTTTTGGAGCGCCTACAGATATTATTTATGAAGATGATAACCTTAATGATTATAACGTAGTTATCGTTCCTGCTTTTGAACTTGTAGATGATGAGCTAATTAAGAAATGGACTGAATATGTAGAACAAGGAGGAAACCTTGTACTAACATTGAGAACAGGTGTTAAGGATAGAAATGGACACTTATTTAAATCGGCTTGGGGAGAAAAAATATATCCTTTAATAGATGCAGAAATTGATTATTTCGATCATTTATTACCAAATATGAAAGGAACAATTGAGAGTAATGATAAAGAGTATTACTGGAATAATTGGGCAGATTTAGTAAATGCTAACAATCCCGAAAATGTTTTAGCGACATACACTAATCAATTTTATGCTGGTAAATCTGCCGTGGTTACTAATACATTAGGAAAAGGAAAAGTAACATATATAGGCGTTGATACTGATGATGCACAACTTGAAAGAGATGTTCTAAAAAGTGTGTATGAGGAAGCAAACATAACCACAGAAAATTATCCAGAAGGTATTTATGTGCAATGGAGAGATGGTTTTTGGGTAGCTGTTAACTATTCATCAAATGATTATGAATTACAAATCTCAGAAGCTTTTAATTTCTTAATAGGAGAGAAGATTGTAAAATCTGGAGGTGTTTCTGTATGGAAAGATTAA
- a CDS encoding amidohydrolase: MRIDAHQHFWEFNPNRDTWIDDSMLVLQNNFLPKNLEKLLKENSFDGCIAVQADQSEEETNFLLQLSENNAFIKGVVGWVDLLDDNIEQSLIKFSSHKKFKGVRHIIQSESEGFMLQKEFLNGISKLKDFNLTYDILIYPNQLNEAYQLVQLFPEQKFVIDHIAKPPIKAGKIDKWAEDILKFSNCKNVYCKLSGIVTEANWKTWKADEFMSYLEVVFKTFGSKRLMFGSDWPVCLLAANYNEIVTLVEKYISNLPLNDQAAIMGKNALEFYNI, translated from the coding sequence ATGAGAATTGATGCACATCAACATTTTTGGGAATTTAATCCAAACCGAGATACTTGGATTGATGATTCTATGTTGGTGTTGCAAAACAATTTTTTACCTAAAAACTTAGAGAAATTATTAAAAGAAAATAGTTTTGATGGTTGTATTGCTGTGCAAGCAGATCAATCAGAAGAAGAAACCAATTTTTTACTGCAACTATCAGAAAATAATGCTTTTATAAAAGGAGTTGTTGGTTGGGTTGATTTATTAGATGATAATATAGAACAATCTTTAATTAAATTTTCATCTCATAAAAAATTCAAAGGAGTAAGACATATTATTCAGTCAGAGTCAGAAGGTTTTATGCTACAAAAAGAGTTCTTAAATGGCATTTCAAAACTTAAAGATTTTAATCTAACCTACGATATTTTAATTTATCCTAATCAATTAAATGAAGCTTATCAATTAGTTCAGCTATTTCCAGAACAAAAATTTGTTATTGATCATATAGCAAAACCACCAATTAAAGCAGGTAAAATAGATAAATGGGCAGAAGATATTTTAAAATTTTCAAATTGTAAAAATGTGTACTGTAAACTATCAGGTATTGTTACTGAGGCAAACTGGAAAACTTGGAAAGCAGATGAATTCATGTCTTATTTAGAAGTTGTTTTTAAAACCTTTGGTTCTAAAAGATTAATGTTTGGGTCCGATTGGCCAGTGTGCTTGTTGGCTGCTAATTATAATGAAATTGTAACGTTAGTGGAAAAGTATATAAGTAATTTGCCTTTAAATGACCAAGCTGCAATTATGGGTAAAAACGCATTAGAATTTTATAATATTTAA
- a CDS encoding SDR family NAD(P)-dependent oxidoreductase has product MKFSLKNKTAIVTGGASGIGKAISQTFAEQGAYVHILELNVLDGQSFVNKLIDKGLKASIHKCNVAIKAEVDTVINNIAKASEVDILINNAGIAHVGNIENTEESDLDNLYQVNIKGVYNCIKAVIPFMKKQNSGVIINMASIASTVAVAERFAYSMTKGAVLTMTYSIAKDYITNGIRCNSISPARVYTPFVEGFIKKNYPGKEQETIEALSKTQPIGRMGKPEEVADLALYLCSDEASFITGTDFPIDGGFIKLNG; this is encoded by the coding sequence ATGAAGTTCAGTCTAAAAAATAAAACAGCTATTGTTACTGGTGGAGCTAGTGGTATAGGAAAAGCCATATCTCAAACTTTTGCAGAACAAGGCGCATACGTACACATATTAGAATTAAATGTTTTAGATGGACAATCTTTTGTAAACAAATTAATAGATAAAGGGTTAAAAGCAAGTATACATAAATGTAATGTGGCTATTAAAGCAGAAGTTGATACAGTTATTAATAATATTGCTAAAGCATCTGAAGTAGATATTTTAATTAATAACGCAGGAATAGCACATGTAGGTAATATAGAAAATACTGAAGAAAGTGATTTAGATAACTTATATCAAGTAAATATTAAAGGTGTTTATAATTGTATAAAAGCGGTAATACCTTTTATGAAAAAGCAAAATTCGGGTGTTATAATTAATATGGCATCTATTGCATCTACTGTAGCAGTAGCTGAACGTTTTGCTTATTCTATGACTAAAGGAGCAGTTTTAACTATGACGTATTCAATTGCTAAAGATTATATTACAAACGGTATTCGATGTAATAGTATTTCGCCAGCAAGAGTGTATACACCTTTTGTTGAAGGTTTTATCAAAAAAAACTATCCAGGAAAAGAGCAAGAAACAATAGAGGCATTATCAAAAACACAACCTATCGGACGAATGGGAAAACCTGAAGAAGTTGCAGATTTAGCATTATATTTATGTTCTGATGAAGCTTCATTTATAACAGGAACAGATTTTCCAATAGACGGTGGTTTTATTAAATTAAATGGTTAA